ACCCGTAGCCGAGGACCTTTTCTCACTCGCTTCCGTGGAGCCTGCCGGAACAGGTATCGACGGCGAGGACGAGCTACGTTCGCTCCTTCTGGACGGGCCACTGCCATTGGACGGGCGCTTCGAGCTTCGGGCCGAGGCATGCGCCCTTCAGCTCGCGCACGCCAACAACAAGATACTCTCGCTCTCCAATTCGAGGACGCGCATACTCGCCCACCAGGTCGAGAGCACGCACCGCATCGTGAACAGCCTTAACCGGCGGTTTATCATCGCCGACGAGGTCGGCCTGGGAAAGACGATCGAGGCGGGGCTGGTCATCAAGGAACTCATCTACCGCCACGGTTACGCGAGGATACTCATCATCTCGCCCGCCTCGCTCCTGCTCCAGTGGCAGCACGAAATGGAAAACAAGTTCAACGAGCACTTCGAGGTCCTCGACCGGCGGTTCATACGCCGTGCGCAGACCAGGGGAGGCCGCGGCTCCAACCCGTGGCGTTTCTGCGAGAAGGCGATCTGCTCGCTCGATTTCATCAAGAACAGGTGCTTCGCCGCGAGCCTCTCCGCGAGTCGCTGGGACGCCGTCATCTTCGACGAGGCCCACCGACTTCGCCGCGATTCGCAGAAAAGCACGCTCGCCTATACTGTCGCGGAGGTGCTTTCGCGCAACACCAGGTCGCTCCTTCTGCTTACGGCTACTCCCTTCCGGGGGAAGCTCGAGGAGCTCTACTACCTCGTAGGGCTCGTCGATAAAAACCTTCTGGGACCCTACCAGACGTTCTACAACAGGTACTGCATGGATGGCGCCGATCTCGCGCCGCTCCGCGACCGGCTTTCATCGGTCCTCATACGCCGCACCAAGAAAGAGGTGGGCGGGTTCACGCGCCGATTCGCGCGGACGATTCGTTTCGACCTGTATCCCGGGGAACGGGAGCTGTACGACGCGACCACCCGGTACGTGGTGGAGGAGTTCAACAGAGCCATGCAGGCCGAAAACCGCGCCGTTGGTTTCGTAATGACCGTATTCCAGAAACTCCTCGACTCGTCCTCCTTCGCGCTGCTCTCGGCGCTCGCCAACAGGAGGAACAACCTTGCCGCGATGCTGGAACGGGCCGAATCCGCCGCCGCGGCGCACCCGGAATTCGATCCGGAAGACGCCGATATCGACGACGAAAACGCGGACGAGGCCGTTGCGGCGCTGGTGCGGAAAAGCGCCGCCGAAATACGCGAGGAGATCGCCACGCTCGAACGGCTCATCGCCCTGGCGCGCTCGATCACCATCAACAAGAAGGGCGAAAAACTCGCCTCGTTGCTGCGCCAGCTCAGAAGGCAGGGGCACGGCAAGTTCATAATATTCACACAGTTTCGCACAACTCAGGAGTATTTGTGCGGCCTCCTGGACGACTTCAGCGTCGAGCTTTTCCACGGATCCATGGACAGGGACGAAAAGGAAAAGGCGCTCCTCGACTTCAGGCAGGGGGCCGAGGTGCTCATCTGCACCGAGGCGGGCGGCGAGGGGCGCAACATGCAGTTCTGCAACATCCTGATCAACTACGACCTCCCCTGGTCCCCGCTCAAAATCGAGCAGCGCATCGGAAGGGTGCACCGTTTCGGCCAGCCGTATGACGTTTTCATCTACAACTTTTCGACCCGGAACACGGTGGCCGAACGCGTGCTCGAGGTGCTCGAGAGAAAGCTCAAGCTTTTCGAGGAGTCCATCGGCGTCCCCGACGTGCTCCTGGGGCGGATTGAGGACGAGCTCGCCCTTTCAAGCCTCTTCATGGAGATGGCGGCCGGGGTGAGGCCGCGAAAGAGGATTCTGGCCGAGGTCGACGAGCGCATTGAAAACGCGCGCAGAAGCTATGAAAAACTGTCCGACCTCACCGTGGCGAGGAACCTCGATTTCAATTATGACGAATACTATTCTATCACGATGAAGGAGCGCCAGTTCTCGAACAGGCGGATCGAGCGATTTGTCGAGCGGATGGGAGCGATCGACGGCGCAGTCGGTGAATACCTGGGCCGGAAAAACCCGCGCACGGGGCTGTACCGGATCAGGCCCCTTCCCGGCAGGAGGGTCGAAGCGTCCTGTTACGGGAGTTTCGACAGTAAAATCGCCCTCGAGAACGAGAGCATAGAATTCCTCGCCTTCGGGCACCGCATCGTTGATTCCCTGTTCGCCCGCTGCGGAAGCGATGAATTCGGCGGGAAGACCGGCGTCAAGATCATTCGCTCGCCGGCCCCGTTTAAGGGGATGGTCTTCTGCTATCTGGTGACCCTCAACGCCCTTTCACCGACGCAGGAGCTCATGGTGGTGGCCGCCGATGGAACGGGAAGGCGAGACGACGAATTTTCTGAAATCGAAAGAGAGTTTATCGAGCAGGAGGGGATGGAGGTCTCCGGCGGGGATTTTGATCGGGATTTCCGACGCGTTATAACCGCAGCCGGCGATCGTTTCGACGAGGCCCGGGGCAGGCTCGAGCGCAGGATGGAGCGAAGGCTTGCCGATCTCCGCGAAACGCTCGACCTGTCCATCGATCCCGAGATAGACAAGATCACCGAGGCTTCCGACACCCGGATCAGGGAACTCTCGGAGCAGCTCGAGAGGCAGGAGTGTCAGCATAAATGGTTCGGAAGGGATATGCGAAGCGCTCTCACGCGAACGCGCAATGAAATCGCCCAGGTGGAAATGGAGCGGGAACGTCTCCTCGCGGGCTACAGGCGCTGCGTCGAGGCCAGGCCTGCGGTCCGACTGGTCTGCGCCGGCGTGTTAATTGCGGTTGCGGACGCGCTCAGCCGAAATGTTTTTTGAGCTTTTTAATCGTTTCATCCGAGGCGTCGATAAATTCAATGCCCATGCCCGCCTTGATTTGATCGGACTCGTCCTCCCGCTTCCAGCGTATGGTCCCCTTCATGTTGACGGGTTCCTCGCCAGGGATGTAGAGGGAGAGCTCGACCTCGGAGCCCTCGCCCATGGGTTCGGGGGTGGTTATGAACAGGCCGCCATGGCTCATGTCGAATGTCGCGCTGAGGGTGATACCCTGATCGGAACGGACCTCCGATTTAATCCGTTTCTGTACCCTGAGGTGTTTCCTTTTTTCTTCCATGGTTATTTCCCCGATAACGAGTATAACGCCCGGCCCGCGACGTTCGACCGGTGTGGAAATCGACTTAATACCCGGGCTGTCGCAAAACCCGGGAATACTGGGTTCGCCCCGACGATTGAGGGTAAACCTTCGAATTCTTCGGTTATGCCACAGCCTAATATATACGTATTGACAAATAATACAATAATTTTTTTACTTCGTATCGGACGATGCGGGGCATGGCCGGAATGAGCCTGCCGGTCGTTCGGCTTGCGCACGGGGCGGGCTTCATCCCGGCCGGAAGCGGAAAACGCGCGGAACGATCGCGTAACCAATAAAAAAATGCAGCCGCGAAAAATGAAAGAAAAATCTCTTCCGATAATATTTCTTCAAAAGCAGGTGGTGTTCCCATACTGCAACGTCTCGTTTAGTTCGGGTAATAAAAATCTCGCCAAGATCAGCCAGGGGGACAGGGTCGTGGCCCTTCCGGTACGCACCGTGCTGGATGTTCTGTTTCCCAGCGGAAGGATGGCGACGCTTTCCGAGGTGGTTGAAATCAAGCGGGAGGAGCGCGCCTGGAGCGTTCATCTGAAGGGAATTTCGCGTGTCCGCCTCGGGCGTTTGTCAAGGTTCGCCAACGCCGTATACGAGGGTGTCGACGAGGTGGAGAGGCCCGGCCAGGAGCGCCTGCGCGAGGATTTGAGAAAAAAATCCCAGGAACTCATCTTCCTGATAAACGTCAACGAGTCAGACAAGCTCATCCACCTTCTCAACTTTCTGGTGAACCTTCCGCAGCTGGCGGATTTTGTGTCGAATTATTTTATATTGAAGTTTCCCCGGAGATATGAGATATTCATAGAGGGGGACGTTGAACTGCGCGCAAGGAAACTGCTCGCCGTGCTCGACGATCTTATCGCCGACCTCAAGGCCAAAAGAGAAAGGGAGCGGGAATGAAGAAGAGCGTGGTGAACGATGACGTTTTTTATACTATCGCGTGGTCGCGCCAGATAGCCTACGAGAAGCATTCGGCTTCCCGCATACTTCCCGAGATGCCGGGGATACTCTGCCTGCTCGAGGCGGCGCCGCGCGGAGGGATGCGTTATCTGATATTTTATGGTTGCTGGCGCGACGGTCTTCGAATGGCGCTTAAAAACTTCCTGGACCCCGATTTCACCAAGTTTCCCGGTATCAACGCGCGGCTGCGCGGGCGCGCCATGCAGTACAAGTACACGGTGGTGGATTCGAGCATGCTGGACATGCAGGACGTCATGTTCTGGCTCATCCGGACATACGAGCCCGAGTTCAACGCGCTGGAGGGCTTTGAGGATTCGAAGCGATACAGAAACATTTCGATCAGGGAAATGGATCTCGGCGTCGACCAGGTGATCGAGCGTCTTCCGAAAACGGGGCTTTGATCCGGCGCGCGACCTCACCGCACGGCGGAAAGCAGCAGGTCCTCTCTGGTGTAGATGTGCAGAACGTTCTGATTGAGCGCTATGAATTCCAGCACATATTTTAGCCGGCATGCGGCGTCGAGCGGCGAGGCCACGCTGTTGTCGGCGTGCGGCGATGCCTGCATTATGCGTTTGACGGTGATGCTACGTGTGTTGGGATCGGTTTCGAAAATATCGCGTCGAAAGCGCGAATAGGTTTCATAGATAGATCGTACTATGGCGTCCGAGCGTATCAGCCAGGCGATGTTAAGGTTGGCGTCGGCGTCGTGTATGTTCCTCGTGAAGTATTTGAGTATGCGCAGGACGATTTCGGGGTACAGGTGCTCATTGATGAGATCTATGATCTTCTTCTCGAGTTCGGTGTCGATAATGCGCATCGACGGATAGGCGAGGCTTGGGATGTAGGCTATGCCCATTTTCGCCTTGAAGGCGGCGTAATCG
The DNA window shown above is from Spirochaetota bacterium and carries:
- a CDS encoding SNF2-related protein; translated protein: MKAETVPVAEDLFSLASVEPAGTGIDGEDELRSLLLDGPLPLDGRFELRAEACALQLAHANNKILSLSNSRTRILAHQVESTHRIVNSLNRRFIIADEVGLGKTIEAGLVIKELIYRHGYARILIISPASLLLQWQHEMENKFNEHFEVLDRRFIRRAQTRGGRGSNPWRFCEKAICSLDFIKNRCFAASLSASRWDAVIFDEAHRLRRDSQKSTLAYTVAEVLSRNTRSLLLLTATPFRGKLEELYYLVGLVDKNLLGPYQTFYNRYCMDGADLAPLRDRLSSVLIRRTKKEVGGFTRRFARTIRFDLYPGERELYDATTRYVVEEFNRAMQAENRAVGFVMTVFQKLLDSSSFALLSALANRRNNLAAMLERAESAAAAHPEFDPEDADIDDENADEAVAALVRKSAAEIREEIATLERLIALARSITINKKGEKLASLLRQLRRQGHGKFIIFTQFRTTQEYLCGLLDDFSVELFHGSMDRDEKEKALLDFRQGAEVLICTEAGGEGRNMQFCNILINYDLPWSPLKIEQRIGRVHRFGQPYDVFIYNFSTRNTVAERVLEVLERKLKLFEESIGVPDVLLGRIEDELALSSLFMEMAAGVRPRKRILAEVDERIENARRSYEKLSDLTVARNLDFNYDEYYSITMKERQFSNRRIERFVERMGAIDGAVGEYLGRKNPRTGLYRIRPLPGRRVEASCYGSFDSKIALENESIEFLAFGHRIVDSLFARCGSDEFGGKTGVKIIRSPAPFKGMVFCYLVTLNALSPTQELMVVAADGTGRRDDEFSEIEREFIEQEGMEVSGGDFDRDFRRVITAAGDRFDEARGRLERRMERRLADLRETLDLSIDPEIDKITEASDTRIRELSEQLERQECQHKWFGRDMRSALTRTRNEIAQVEMERERLLAGYRRCVEARPAVRLVCAGVLIAVADALSRNVF
- a CDS encoding TIGR02266 family protein produces the protein MEEKRKHLRVQKRIKSEVRSDQGITLSATFDMSHGGLFITTPEPMGEGSEVELSLYIPGEEPVNMKGTIRWKREDESDQIKAGMGIEFIDASDETIKKLKKHFG
- a CDS encoding LON peptidase substrate-binding domain-containing protein; amino-acid sequence: MKEKSLPIIFLQKQVVFPYCNVSFSSGNKNLAKISQGDRVVALPVRTVLDVLFPSGRMATLSEVVEIKREERAWSVHLKGISRVRLGRLSRFANAVYEGVDEVERPGQERLREDLRKKSQELIFLINVNESDKLIHLLNFLVNLPQLADFVSNYFILKFPRRYEIFIEGDVELRARKLLAVLDDLIADLKAKRERERE